In Fimbriimonadaceae bacterium, a single window of DNA contains:
- the dnaX gene encoding DNA polymerase III subunit gamma/tau yields the protein MAHVALYRKYRSQTFDDLVGQDHVVRTLRNAIAQGKIGHAYLFTGPRGTGKTSTARLLAKAVNCTDGPSPEPREDDPICISITNGSCMDVIEIDAASESGVDKVRESIVEASEYRPAECRYKVFIIDEVHDLSAKGFDALLKTIEEPPGHVIFVLATTEAHKVPPTVRSRCQRFEFYRGTVHDLVSRLTHVVKSEGIEAEPAALHAIARMADGGYRDALTLLEQAMLTADGQVTRDHVYTQLGLVADDQADALLEAMAQGDVAGTVTGLEAMYLQGRDPRAILESLLYRLSDLTRAAYHVNVGASNDGPQEAGLAATAGRFGADRLLELRSAVAEAHKDIRDISLPRLWLEAELVRIGQVVKAGPTRNTVAAAPAARAAVSPVAVPSSPEPRESPRNEPVPTPNVEPAVVKTREPNSPDDAVWQTIVAEISAQSKTAAARLPKSSVGSVADGQVTIEFERISDADWVREKGPLVKAIAAAWRDKTGKDAAFQFVVAQGRPAPKPPRSATTTTVESPLEGDRLYEAARDILLGNDERGAKPEPGLKREDNDETA from the coding sequence TTGGCCCACGTCGCCCTCTACCGCAAATACCGAAGCCAGACGTTCGACGACCTGGTCGGCCAAGACCATGTCGTCCGGACATTGCGCAACGCGATCGCCCAGGGCAAGATCGGCCACGCCTACCTGTTCACCGGCCCCCGGGGCACGGGCAAGACCTCGACCGCCCGCCTCCTGGCCAAGGCGGTCAACTGCACCGACGGCCCGTCGCCCGAACCGCGGGAGGACGACCCGATTTGCATCAGCATCACGAACGGCAGTTGCATGGACGTCATCGAGATCGACGCCGCCAGCGAGTCGGGCGTGGACAAGGTGCGCGAGAGCATCGTCGAGGCGAGCGAGTACCGGCCCGCCGAATGCCGCTACAAAGTCTTCATCATCGACGAGGTGCACGACCTCTCCGCCAAGGGGTTCGACGCGCTGCTGAAGACCATCGAGGAGCCGCCCGGGCATGTGATCTTCGTCCTCGCCACCACCGAGGCGCACAAGGTGCCCCCCACGGTCCGATCCCGGTGCCAGCGGTTCGAGTTCTATCGGGGGACCGTCCATGACCTTGTCTCACGCCTGACCCACGTCGTCAAGAGCGAAGGCATCGAGGCCGAACCCGCCGCCCTGCACGCGATCGCCCGCATGGCCGACGGCGGGTACCGGGACGCCCTCACCCTGTTGGAGCAGGCGATGTTGACCGCCGACGGTCAGGTCACCCGCGACCACGTGTACACGCAGCTTGGGCTTGTCGCCGACGACCAGGCCGACGCGCTCCTGGAGGCGATGGCCCAGGGAGACGTCGCCGGCACGGTGACCGGCCTGGAAGCCATGTACCTCCAGGGCCGCGACCCCCGGGCGATCTTGGAGTCCCTGCTGTACCGGCTCAGTGACCTCACCCGGGCGGCCTACCATGTCAATGTCGGGGCGAGCAACGACGGCCCCCAAGAGGCGGGGCTCGCCGCCACGGCAGGTCGGTTTGGCGCGGACCGTCTCCTTGAACTCCGGTCGGCCGTGGCCGAAGCCCACAAAGACATCCGGGACATTTCCCTGCCCCGCCTCTGGCTTGAGGCCGAACTGGTGCGGATCGGCCAGGTCGTGAAGGCCGGGCCGACGCGGAACACCGTCGCCGCCGCGCCGGCGGCCCGCGCCGCTGTCAGCCCCGTGGCGGTCCCGTCCTCCCCCGAACCGCGGGAGTCACCACGGAACGAACCAGTGCCGACCCCCAACGTGGAGCCGGCGGTCGTCAAGACCAGGGAGCCCAACAGTCCCGACGACGCGGTGTGGCAGACAATCGTCGCCGAGATCTCCGCCCAGTCGAAGACGGCGGCGGCAAGGCTTCCCAAGTCCAGTGTCGGGTCGGTGGCCGACGGCCAGGTCACGATCGAGTTCGAGCGCATCAGCGACGCCGACTGGGTGCGCGAGAAGGGCCCGCTGGTCAAGGCGATCGCCGCGGCGTGGCGTGACAAGACGGGTAAGGACGCCGCTTTCCAGTTTGTCGTCGCCCAGGGTCGCCCGGCCCCGAAGCCGCCGCGCTCGGCCACGACGACCACGGTAGAATCACCCCTCGAAGGTGACCGCCTGTACGAGGCTGCCCGCGACATCCTGCTGGGAAACGACGAGCGTGGCGCGAAACCAGAGCCTGGTCTCAAGCGAGAAGACAACGATGAAACTGCCTAA
- a CDS encoding YbaB/EbfC family nucleoid-associated protein — MKLPKKFGMPGGGIQDLMANAQQAMARAQSLDQELAAEPIYVDRGPVKLVFNGLGELQTLKLDKSVVDPEDIEALEDLIVGAVRDGFAQATTLREAKVKEIMPNVPGLDKMGF, encoded by the coding sequence ATGAAACTGCCTAAGAAGTTTGGGATGCCCGGTGGCGGTATCCAAGACCTGATGGCCAACGCCCAGCAGGCTATGGCCCGTGCCCAGAGCTTGGACCAGGAGTTGGCCGCCGAACCGATCTACGTCGACCGAGGACCGGTCAAGCTGGTCTTCAACGGGCTCGGGGAACTCCAGACCCTGAAACTCGACAAGAGCGTGGTCGACCCCGAGGACATCGAGGCCCTCGAAGACCTGATCGTCGGCGCCGTCCGCGACGGTTTCGCCCAGGCCACCACCCTCCGCGAGGCAAAAGTCAAGGAGATCATGCCGAACGTGCCTGGTCTCGACAAGATGGGCTTCTGA
- the recR gene encoding recombination mediator RecR, translating to MQFARPLADLIAQLERLPGVGPKSAQRLAFHILRTPEDDVRRLAEALRHAREALRLCLKCQNVSESEVCPICADPTRHQREICVVGEARDIASIERLNEYKGLYHVLHGLLNPLDGVGPDQLKMRELLTRLEGDTVQEVILATNPTVEGDTTALYLAKLIKPLGIKVTRLAHGMPVGGELDYADNATLLSALEYRREM from the coding sequence ATGCAGTTCGCCCGGCCGCTTGCCGACCTGATCGCCCAGTTGGAGCGCCTCCCCGGTGTCGGCCCTAAGTCGGCCCAACGGCTGGCCTTCCACATCCTCCGCACCCCGGAGGACGACGTCCGGCGGTTGGCTGAGGCGTTGCGCCACGCCCGCGAGGCGTTGCGCCTGTGCCTCAAGTGTCAGAACGTCAGCGAGAGCGAGGTCTGCCCGATCTGTGCGGACCCGACCCGCCACCAGCGTGAGATCTGCGTCGTCGGCGAGGCCCGCGACATTGCCAGCATCGAGCGGCTGAACGAATACAAAGGGCTGTACCACGTCCTGCACGGGCTTTTGAACCCCCTTGACGGAGTCGGCCCCGACCAACTCAAAATGCGCGAACTTCTGACCCGACTCGAAGGGGACACCGTCCAAGAAGTCATCCTGGCCACGAACCCGACGGTCGAGGGTGACACCACCGCGCTCTACTTGGCCAAGCTCATCAAACCCCTCGGGATCAAGGTCACCCGCCTGGCCCACGGAATGCCCGTCGGCGGCGAGCTCGACTACGCCGACAACGCCACCCTCCTGAGCGCCCTTGAGTACCGGAGGGAAATGTGA